Proteins from a genomic interval of Pseudomonas anuradhapurensis:
- a CDS encoding HNH endonuclease, producing MARLTSLKPAVQAQPSRLATVNPESWRTAKGTAAQRGYGYKWQVARAEWLQANPLCVYCQRDGRVTVGNVVDHIVPHRGDMKLFWNRGNWQTLCRHCHDVVKSAEEAAGQIG from the coding sequence ATGGCCAGGCTCACCTCCCTCAAGCCAGCCGTGCAAGCCCAGCCATCAAGGCTGGCAACGGTCAACCCGGAGTCATGGCGAACGGCGAAGGGGACAGCTGCCCAGCGTGGCTATGGGTACAAGTGGCAAGTGGCGCGGGCCGAATGGCTCCAAGCCAACCCACTGTGCGTGTACTGCCAGCGTGACGGGCGGGTGACTGTAGGCAATGTCGTCGACCACATCGTCCCGCACAGGGGCGACATGAAGCTGTTCTGGAACCGAGGCAACTGGCAGACCCTGTGCCGGCATTGTCACGACGTGGTGAAGTCAGCCGAGGAGGCCGCCGGCCAGATCGGCTGA
- a CDS encoding terminase small subunit, whose protein sequence is MALTPKKRDFIAAVRGGASNRDAAIAAGCPEKTASAAGSRLAKDPDVIAELLKLNALHPVKGVVKGVKGETDDSGLAEAVGEVEPVGFELGTALMHRDPKSFLLAVMNDLGTEPKLRVDAAKALMPFVHQRKGEGGKKEERQKAAEQAASKFGRQAPPKLVAENGKKV, encoded by the coding sequence ATGGCTTTAACACCCAAAAAACGCGACTTCATCGCCGCGGTGAGGGGAGGTGCGTCCAATCGCGACGCGGCCATTGCGGCTGGATGCCCCGAAAAGACTGCCTCTGCGGCTGGTTCCCGGCTCGCAAAAGACCCGGATGTGATTGCCGAACTGCTCAAACTGAACGCCCTGCATCCTGTTAAAGGGGTTGTTAAAGGTGTTAAAGGCGAAACGGATGACTCGGGCCTGGCGGAAGCGGTCGGCGAGGTCGAGCCTGTCGGTTTTGAGCTTGGGACGGCCTTGATGCATCGGGATCCCAAGTCATTCCTCTTGGCGGTTATGAATGACCTGGGCACAGAGCCGAAATTGCGCGTCGACGCGGCCAAAGCGCTCATGCCTTTTGTGCATCAGCGCAAAGGTGAGGGCGGTAAAAAGGAAGAGCGCCAGAAAGCCGCCGAGCAGGCTGCGAGCAAGTTCGGCCGCCAGGCGCCACCAAAGCTGGTCGCTGAAAACGGCAAGAAGGTGTAG
- a CDS encoding terminase large subunit yields the protein MEWTTACIDWEERLISRRSIIPPPIFPEEAERALQIFKELKVPDLPGKPRMADCCDEWVFDFVRAIFGGYDSETGKQLIREFGLLISKKNTKSTIAAGIMLTALILCWREEEEHLILAPTREVADNAFKPAAAMVRADEELSAMFHVQDHIRTITDRTTKNSLKVVAADTDTVSGKKAGKVLVDELWVFGKKAGAEAMFMEALGGQVSRDEGWVIYLTTQSDEPPAGVFKERLKYWRDVRDGIVEDLKTLGILYEFPACMVSDKAYLKPENFYITNPNLGLSVSAEWLEDQLKKRLATSDGSLQKFLAKHLNIEIGLNLRTDRWAGADHWESAAETGMTLESLLERSEVVTVGIDGGGLDDLLGLTVLGREMGSRRWLHWSHGWAHKIVFERRKDIAPALLDFQKDGDLSVVDRPGDDVIDVADIICDIRDRGLLPEKLAIGVDSAGIGDIVDELTTQERGITMEQIVAISQGWKLNGAIKTTERKVAGGELLHCGSALMNWCVGNARIVPQGNAITVTKQASGSAKIDPLMSTFDAVSLMALNPEGSGDLQGFFDNPIMVGI from the coding sequence ATGGAATGGACCACCGCCTGCATCGATTGGGAAGAGCGTTTGATTTCAAGGCGTTCGATCATTCCGCCGCCGATTTTCCCTGAAGAAGCCGAACGAGCCCTGCAGATTTTCAAGGAGCTCAAGGTTCCCGATCTGCCTGGCAAGCCGCGCATGGCGGATTGCTGCGACGAATGGGTTTTCGATTTTGTCAGAGCCATTTTTGGTGGGTACGACAGCGAAACCGGTAAGCAGCTGATCCGTGAGTTTGGCCTGCTGATCAGCAAGAAGAACACCAAGTCCACTATCGCCGCGGGCATCATGCTGACAGCATTGATACTCTGCTGGCGTGAGGAAGAGGAACACCTGATCCTGGCGCCGACGCGGGAGGTTGCAGACAACGCCTTCAAGCCGGCCGCCGCGATGGTTAGGGCGGATGAAGAGCTATCCGCGATGTTCCACGTCCAGGACCACATTCGGACGATCACCGACCGCACCACCAAAAATAGCCTTAAGGTAGTGGCAGCCGATACCGACACGGTATCCGGCAAGAAGGCCGGCAAGGTTCTGGTGGATGAGCTGTGGGTTTTCGGCAAGAAGGCCGGCGCCGAGGCCATGTTCATGGAGGCCCTCGGCGGCCAAGTGTCGCGCGATGAGGGTTGGGTCATCTACCTGACCACGCAGAGCGACGAGCCGCCAGCCGGCGTGTTTAAAGAGCGGCTGAAATATTGGCGTGATGTTCGGGACGGGATTGTCGAAGACCTCAAAACGCTGGGTATTTTGTACGAATTCCCGGCCTGCATGGTCAGCGACAAGGCTTACCTGAAACCCGAGAACTTCTACATCACCAACCCGAACCTGGGGCTTTCCGTCAGTGCCGAGTGGCTTGAAGATCAGCTCAAAAAAAGGCTGGCGACCAGCGACGGCTCGCTGCAGAAGTTTCTGGCGAAGCACCTCAATATTGAGATCGGACTCAACCTGCGCACCGACCGGTGGGCGGGCGCCGATCATTGGGAGTCGGCTGCCGAGACTGGAATGACTCTCGAAAGCCTGCTTGAGCGGTCAGAGGTGGTCACCGTAGGTATTGACGGTGGTGGTCTGGATGACCTGCTTGGGCTCACCGTACTTGGGCGCGAGATGGGTTCTCGGCGCTGGCTGCATTGGTCGCACGGCTGGGCGCACAAGATCGTATTTGAGCGCCGGAAGGACATAGCCCCCGCACTGCTGGATTTCCAGAAGGATGGAGACCTTTCGGTGGTTGATCGTCCTGGTGATGACGTGATTGATGTCGCGGACATCATCTGCGACATCAGGGATCGCGGCCTGCTGCCGGAGAAGCTGGCAATCGGTGTGGACTCGGCCGGTATCGGCGACATCGTCGACGAGCTGACCACCCAAGAGCGCGGGATCACCATGGAGCAGATCGTGGCCATCTCGCAGGGCTGGAAGCTCAACGGCGCGATCAAGACGACCGAGCGCAAAGTGGCCGGGGGCGAACTGCTCCACTGCGGCAGCGCGCTGATGAACTGGTGTGTCGGTAATGCCCGTATCGTCCCGCAAGGCAATGCCATCACGGTTACCAAGCAGGCCAGCGGCTCGGCGAAGATAGACCCGCTCATGTCGACATTCGATGCTGTTTCGCTGATGGCGCTGAACCCGGAAGGCTCTGGTGATCTCCAGGGCTTCTTTGATAACCCGATCATGGTAGGAATCTGA
- a CDS encoding phage portal protein has protein sequence MADKKPGRVKAALQNWLGVPIGLKDGAFWQEWFGSSASGKHVSVDKAMQLSTVWACVRLLSESVSTLPLKLYRRLPDGSREVAKDHPLYRVLCRIPNAEMTPQRFMLLVVASICLRGNAFVEKKMIGSRIIALIPLLPQCMRVKRQDNGRLKYTYSENGVDRDIPEKNLMHIRGFGLDGVCGMLPVTTGREIFGSAMAIEEAAAKVFAQGMQASGILSSDAKITPQQREQLRASMQAFMGSKNAGKIMVAEAGFKYQGITMNPEAAQMLESRSFGIEEMCRWFRVPPFMVGHMDKQSSWAASVEAQNLHFLTNSLRPLLVNIEQEITRCLIGEADAEDYFAEFAVEGLLRADSAGRGAWYNTALQNGWMSRNEVRRLENLPPIPGGDTYTVQSALVPLDQLGKPSAGVSPAASAFMLRLVSARNNDDREAINKAVELASQALEAGNPDGPMMAHALISMPLLKAA, from the coding sequence ATGGCCGACAAGAAACCGGGCCGGGTGAAGGCTGCGCTGCAAAACTGGCTTGGGGTGCCGATCGGCCTGAAGGACGGCGCATTTTGGCAAGAGTGGTTCGGCAGCTCTGCATCTGGAAAGCACGTATCGGTCGACAAAGCCATGCAGCTGTCCACTGTGTGGGCGTGTGTGAGGCTGCTGTCCGAGTCCGTTTCCACGCTTCCGCTCAAGCTGTACCGGCGCCTCCCTGACGGATCTCGCGAGGTTGCCAAAGACCATCCGCTGTACCGCGTATTGTGCCGCATCCCGAACGCAGAGATGACCCCGCAGCGATTCATGCTGCTGGTGGTGGCGAGCATTTGCCTGCGAGGCAATGCATTCGTCGAGAAGAAGATGATCGGCAGCAGGATTATTGCCTTGATACCGCTTCTTCCCCAGTGCATGAGGGTGAAGCGTCAGGACAACGGTCGCCTGAAGTACACGTACAGCGAGAATGGCGTGGATCGCGACATTCCCGAGAAGAACCTAATGCACATCCGCGGCTTTGGCCTGGACGGGGTGTGCGGGATGCTTCCGGTAACCACCGGGCGGGAGATCTTCGGCTCGGCGATGGCGATAGAGGAGGCCGCGGCGAAAGTGTTCGCACAGGGCATGCAGGCGTCCGGCATCCTGAGCAGCGACGCCAAGATCACGCCGCAGCAGCGCGAGCAGCTTCGGGCCAGCATGCAGGCGTTCATGGGATCGAAGAACGCCGGCAAGATCATGGTGGCGGAGGCCGGCTTCAAGTACCAGGGCATTACGATGAACCCTGAGGCGGCCCAGATGCTGGAGTCCAGGTCTTTCGGAATCGAGGAGATGTGCCGCTGGTTCCGCGTGCCACCGTTCATGGTTGGGCACATGGACAAGCAGTCGAGCTGGGCTGCCTCGGTTGAGGCGCAGAACCTGCACTTCCTCACCAACAGCCTACGACCGTTGCTGGTCAATATCGAGCAGGAGATCACTCGCTGCCTGATCGGTGAAGCCGATGCTGAAGACTACTTCGCTGAGTTTGCGGTGGAAGGCCTGCTGCGTGCGGACAGCGCCGGCCGCGGGGCCTGGTACAACACGGCTCTGCAAAATGGCTGGATGTCTCGAAACGAGGTGCGCCGGCTGGAGAATCTGCCGCCTATCCCGGGCGGTGACACCTACACGGTCCAGTCTGCGCTGGTGCCTCTTGATCAACTCGGGAAGCCGAGCGCAGGCGTATCGCCGGCTGCTTCTGCATTCATGCTTCGGCTGGTCTCGGCGCGCAACAACGACGACCGAGAGGCCATCAACAAGGCGGTCGAGCTGGCGTCCCAGGCTCTGGAAGCCGGAAACCCGGACGGCCCAATGATGGCCCACGCGCTGATATCGATGCCGCTGCTCAAAGCGGCCTGA
- a CDS encoding head maturation protease, ClpP-related: protein MTLKTLPAAPAVRPHARVESDLLPKAMERWNPAIKAAAGDGSTTITMYDPIGMDWWTGEGVTAKRVSAALRSIGDKDITVKINSPGGDVFEGLAIYNLLREHKGKVTVQVLGLAASAASFIAMAGDEIQIARAGFMMIHNAWTIAAGDRNDFTEVADFLDQIDATLADIYSVRTGDDAAAMRTLMDVETWMGGSAAVEAGFADGLLPSDAAQEDPKASAPQQVAARRLDTILAKQGMPRSERRSLIQELKGGTPGAAPSGTRSAAEPPADLANHFADLQAAMSRFSAAALK, encoded by the coding sequence ATGACTCTCAAGACACTACCGGCAGCGCCGGCGGTGCGGCCGCACGCGCGCGTCGAATCCGACCTACTGCCCAAGGCCATGGAGCGCTGGAATCCAGCGATCAAGGCGGCAGCCGGTGACGGCTCCACCACCATCACCATGTACGACCCGATCGGCATGGACTGGTGGACGGGCGAAGGCGTCACCGCCAAGCGCGTCAGTGCCGCACTTCGCAGCATCGGCGACAAAGACATCACCGTGAAGATCAACAGCCCAGGCGGCGATGTTTTCGAAGGCTTGGCGATCTACAACCTGCTGCGCGAGCACAAGGGCAAGGTAACCGTCCAGGTGCTTGGCCTGGCTGCCTCGGCTGCATCGTTCATCGCCATGGCCGGCGATGAGATCCAGATCGCCCGCGCCGGCTTCATGATGATCCACAACGCCTGGACCATCGCCGCCGGCGACCGAAACGACTTCACCGAGGTCGCCGATTTCCTCGACCAGATCGACGCAACCCTTGCCGACATCTACTCGGTCAGGACGGGCGATGACGCCGCAGCGATGCGCACCCTGATGGACGTTGAGACCTGGATGGGGGGCAGCGCGGCCGTCGAGGCCGGCTTCGCTGACGGGCTTCTTCCGTCGGATGCGGCCCAGGAAGACCCGAAAGCCAGTGCGCCTCAGCAGGTCGCGGCGCGACGCCTGGACACGATCCTGGCCAAACAGGGCATGCCTCGCTCCGAGCGCCGATCCCTGATTCAAGAACTCAAGGGGGGTACGCCTGGCGCTGCCCCCTCCGGTACGCGAAGCGCTGCCGAACCCCCGGCCGATCTGGCCAACCACTTTGCCGATCTACAGGCCGCCATGTCGCGGTTTTCGGCAGCAGCCCTCAAATAA
- a CDS encoding phage major capsid protein produces the protein MADNTADLLKQVSAELKQATSDFSKQAENALAEAKKAGSLSEETKAAVDEMATKFNSLTEAEKQLKAQLGELEQEFARLPSAGTPQTQDSLGGVVIKSEALKQFAASIEGGKRVSIPVSAALLSTDVPAGIVEPQRLPGIDTAPKQRLFIRDLIAPGRTTAPAIFWVQQTGFTNAAKVVAEGTAKPYSSIEFASKLTAVSTIAHMFKASKQILDDFAQLGSTIDVEMRYGLKYVEEQEILFGDGTGVHLHGIVPQASKYVPAFEVENRSGIDDLRLAMLQAQLARLPASGHVLHFMDWAKIELTKDTLGRYILANPLGLAGPVLWGLPVVATEVAAFLGKFLTGAFQTGAQLFDREDANVVISTENADDFEKNLISIRCEERAALAVKRPEAFIFGEFAAPVTP, from the coding sequence ATGGCAGACAACACCGCTGACCTGCTGAAGCAGGTTTCCGCCGAGCTCAAGCAGGCGACCAGCGATTTCAGCAAACAGGCCGAAAACGCCCTGGCCGAGGCCAAGAAGGCCGGCAGCCTGTCCGAAGAAACCAAGGCCGCCGTCGATGAGATGGCCACCAAGTTCAACAGCCTGACCGAGGCTGAGAAGCAGCTGAAAGCCCAGCTGGGCGAACTCGAACAGGAGTTCGCGCGCCTGCCTTCGGCTGGCACCCCGCAGACCCAGGACAGCCTGGGTGGCGTCGTGATCAAAAGCGAAGCCCTGAAGCAGTTCGCGGCCAGCATCGAGGGCGGCAAGCGCGTCAGCATTCCGGTCAGCGCCGCCTTGCTGTCCACCGACGTTCCGGCTGGCATCGTCGAGCCTCAGCGGCTGCCCGGCATTGACACCGCGCCGAAGCAGCGCCTGTTCATCCGCGACCTGATCGCCCCGGGCCGAACCACTGCGCCGGCCATCTTCTGGGTGCAGCAGACCGGTTTTACCAACGCCGCCAAGGTCGTGGCCGAAGGCACTGCCAAACCGTACTCGAGCATCGAATTCGCGTCGAAGCTCACCGCAGTGTCGACCATCGCCCACATGTTCAAGGCCTCCAAGCAGATCTTGGACGACTTCGCCCAGCTGGGTTCGACCATCGACGTCGAAATGCGCTACGGCCTCAAGTACGTCGAGGAGCAGGAGATCCTGTTCGGTGACGGCACTGGCGTGCACTTGCACGGCATCGTCCCTCAGGCCTCGAAGTATGTCCCGGCCTTCGAGGTGGAGAATCGGTCAGGCATCGATGATCTCCGCCTGGCGATGTTGCAAGCCCAGCTGGCGCGCTTGCCGGCTTCCGGTCACGTCCTGCACTTCATGGACTGGGCCAAGATCGAGCTGACCAAAGACACGCTGGGCCGCTACATCCTCGCCAACCCGCTGGGCCTGGCTGGCCCGGTGCTGTGGGGGCTGCCTGTCGTGGCAACCGAGGTTGCTGCCTTCCTGGGCAAGTTCCTGACCGGCGCATTCCAGACCGGCGCCCAGTTGTTCGACCGTGAAGACGCCAACGTGGTCATCTCGACCGAGAACGCCGACGACTTCGAGAAGAACCTGATCTCGATCCGCTGTGAAGAGCGTGCGGCCTTGGCGGTGAAGCGGCCGGAAGCGTTCATCTTCGGCGAGTTCGCCGCCCCGGTCACCCCGTAA
- a CDS encoding head-tail connector protein encodes MPVIAIDLAMHHLLAEAEDQVLVEAQLGAAEDAAMSFLNRRFYLDQVALDQARAGVSASIQQAREVNAAAVAAAEAEQDHTLRCRLLEHARQALADAYDQADSIAYGMVLNPAIQAACLLKLGHLFANREEVVTGSTAVELPLASQHLLMPYRIRMGV; translated from the coding sequence ATGCCAGTTATCGCCATCGATCTGGCCATGCATCACCTGCTGGCCGAGGCAGAAGACCAAGTGCTGGTCGAGGCGCAGCTTGGCGCAGCGGAAGACGCGGCGATGAGTTTCCTCAACCGGCGCTTCTACCTGGATCAGGTGGCCCTCGACCAGGCCCGCGCCGGCGTGTCGGCATCCATACAGCAAGCCAGGGAGGTGAACGCGGCGGCGGTTGCTGCTGCGGAAGCCGAGCAGGATCACACCCTGCGTTGCCGCCTGCTCGAGCACGCCCGCCAGGCTCTGGCCGACGCCTACGATCAGGCTGACTCCATCGCGTATGGCATGGTGCTCAACCCTGCGATCCAGGCTGCTTGCCTGCTCAAGTTGGGCCATCTGTTCGCCAACCGCGAGGAGGTAGTCACCGGGTCGACCGCTGTCGAGCTGCCGCTGGCATCCCAGCACCTGCTGATGCCTTACCGCATCCGGATGGGTGTGTGA
- a CDS encoding phage head closure protein: protein MQAGKLRHRIDIEEKTTPRDPVTGDYGEPQWVVRWPKCPAQVVPMSARDRVDAQAQQSEATGRMVIRYRPGIDSTMRIIYRGEIYSIEGPPLEDPKSGLEYLTLLVSKGMKDGQ from the coding sequence ATGCAGGCCGGCAAGCTCCGGCACAGGATCGATATCGAGGAGAAAACCACTCCCCGAGATCCGGTGACTGGTGACTATGGAGAACCGCAGTGGGTAGTGCGCTGGCCAAAATGTCCGGCTCAGGTGGTGCCCATGTCTGCCAGGGACCGGGTCGATGCCCAGGCCCAGCAGTCAGAGGCCACGGGGCGCATGGTCATCCGATACCGTCCAGGCATCGACTCAACCATGCGTATCATCTACCGCGGTGAGATCTACAGCATTGAAGGCCCTCCACTGGAGGACCCCAAGTCCGGCCTGGAGTACTTGACGCTTTTGGTTTCCAAGGGGATGAAGGATGGCCAATGA
- a CDS encoding HK97-gp10 family putative phage morphogenesis protein, with product MANEISVRLQGLKAATDKMVGLAPKLRRSGLRKAARQAMNIVRDDARDRARALDDPDTTEKIWKNIITQDSARQGRREGGVVMKVGIRGGASSNQYSQDASGNPGGDTRHWRYLEFGTKHNPPAPFMRPAFSTNVNAVTERFVQVFNQEIDAAL from the coding sequence ATGGCCAATGAGATCTCTGTGCGTCTGCAAGGGCTGAAGGCCGCCACCGATAAGATGGTCGGTCTGGCCCCCAAGCTGCGCCGAAGCGGCCTGCGTAAGGCAGCCCGCCAAGCCATGAACATCGTCAGGGACGACGCCAGGGATAGGGCCAGGGCTCTGGATGACCCCGACACCACCGAGAAAATCTGGAAAAACATCATCACCCAGGACTCAGCCCGACAGGGCCGGCGCGAGGGTGGCGTAGTGATGAAGGTTGGTATTCGCGGTGGTGCCAGTTCGAACCAGTACAGCCAGGACGCCAGCGGCAACCCCGGCGGCGACACCCGGCACTGGCGATACCTGGAGTTCGGCACCAAGCACAACCCGCCGGCACCATTCATGCGACCGGCGTTCTCGACAAACGTCAACGCCGTGACTGAGCGCTTCGTGCAGGTGTTCAATCAAGAAATCGACGCAGCACTGTGA
- a CDS encoding DUF3168 domain-containing protein, with amino-acid sequence MEAPIFAVCSANPGVAALLGAGIDCRLFSFGEAPENPVKPYVVWSVISGNPENYLASRPDADGFTLQLDVYAATGAPVLAVTKALCAAIEPRAYVVRWGATDRDPDTKDYHRSFDVDWIVPR; translated from the coding sequence ATGGAGGCGCCAATTTTCGCCGTTTGTTCGGCAAACCCGGGGGTGGCTGCGCTGCTGGGCGCCGGCATTGATTGCCGGCTTTTTTCCTTTGGGGAAGCCCCGGAGAACCCGGTCAAGCCGTATGTTGTCTGGAGCGTTATTTCCGGCAATCCAGAGAACTACTTGGCCAGTCGTCCTGACGCCGACGGCTTCACCCTGCAACTGGACGTGTATGCCGCAACTGGCGCGCCGGTGCTAGCCGTCACCAAGGCGCTGTGTGCAGCGATCGAGCCGCGCGCCTACGTCGTCCGCTGGGGAGCTACGGACCGCGACCCGGATACCAAGGACTACCACCGCAGTTTCGACGTGGACTGGATAGTCCCCCGCTGA
- a CDS encoding phage tail tube protein — MSILTQGTQVFALVPPATGTGPMTVMEVECATAFNPGGSPKEQIEDTCLSSDERTYKPGLRTPGQASLTINADPKSPSHVRLHQLSEANGDTTMKWAVGWSDGPRDAEGKPTALPTVNADGDDFELPASRTWFLFQGYVADFPFDFAANAVVSTAVSIQRSGGSAWVPKTA; from the coding sequence ATGTCGATTTTGACCCAAGGCACCCAGGTCTTTGCCCTGGTGCCGCCTGCCACTGGCACCGGCCCGATGACCGTGATGGAGGTGGAGTGCGCCACCGCCTTCAACCCTGGCGGCTCCCCCAAGGAGCAGATTGAGGATACCTGCCTCAGCTCCGACGAGCGTACCTACAAGCCTGGCCTTCGTACTCCGGGCCAGGCTTCGCTGACCATCAACGCCGACCCGAAAAGCCCGAGCCACGTCCGGCTGCATCAGCTCTCCGAGGCAAATGGTGACACCACTATGAAATGGGCAGTGGGTTGGTCCGACGGCCCGCGGGATGCTGAAGGTAAGCCGACCGCGCTGCCGACAGTGAACGCAGACGGTGATGACTTCGAGTTGCCAGCTAGTCGAACCTGGTTCTTGTTCCAGGGGTATGTCGCTGACTTCCCGTTCGACTTCGCCGCCAACGCCGTGGTCAGCACCGCGGTTTCCATTCAGCGCTCGGGCGGTTCCGCCTGGGTACCAAAAACCGCCTAA
- a CDS encoding phage tail assembly chaperone family protein, TAC: MDLAQLKKKGGVIADALVPKEVEWKHADKNGKPITDKFTVHVRRHAFGVMEAMFAGGEAERFKNARYLAASIMLGKDGTEELPFDDAVNLDSALGIVLLNAVNEVNNPPAKS; the protein is encoded by the coding sequence ATGGATCTCGCGCAACTGAAGAAGAAAGGGGGCGTCATCGCTGACGCCCTGGTGCCGAAGGAAGTCGAGTGGAAGCACGCCGACAAGAACGGCAAGCCCATCACCGACAAATTCACCGTGCACGTCCGCCGGCACGCCTTCGGCGTCATGGAGGCCATGTTCGCCGGCGGTGAGGCCGAGCGCTTTAAGAACGCCCGCTACCTGGCCGCTTCGATTATGCTGGGCAAGGACGGCACCGAAGAACTGCCGTTCGACGATGCCGTTAACCTCGACTCGGCCCTGGGCATCGTCTTGCTCAATGCCGTCAATGAGGTGAACAACCCTCCAGCAAAGAGCTGA
- a CDS encoding phage tail assembly protein T has protein sequence MLNGIGGTTIAEAKAALSYAEVLAWVAYRDKHGSLNLGRRIELTGALIALQVNRGSGGKADLYDFMPHHVRPGTGLEQAMREWS, from the coding sequence GTGCTGAACGGGATAGGCGGGACTACGATCGCAGAGGCCAAGGCCGCGCTGTCCTATGCGGAAGTGCTGGCCTGGGTCGCCTACCGGGACAAGCATGGATCACTCAATCTCGGACGCCGAATTGAGCTCACCGGCGCCTTGATTGCGCTGCAGGTCAACCGCGGCTCAGGCGGCAAGGCGGATCTGTACGACTTCATGCCACACCATGTCCGGCCGGGGACGGGTCTTGAGCAGGCGATGAGGGAATGGTCATGA